TTTCCTCCAACGAGGAACTGCAAAGCACCAATGAGGAGCTGCAGTCGCTGAACGAGGAGTTGCACACCATCAACGCCGAGCACCAGTACAAGATAAAGGCGCTGGTGGAGCTCGACGACGACCTGAACAACTACTTCAGAAGCACCGATATCGGGCAGATTTTTGTGGACCGCCAACTGATCATCCGCAAGTATACCCCGGCGGCCACCAAGCTGATCAACCTGATCGAGTCAGACATCGGCCGCTCCATTTACCACATCTCCAACAACCTGCGCTACGAAGACCTGATAGAGGACGTGCGGCACGTCATCGCCAGCAATCAGAATATTGAGCGGCAGGTGCAGGACAAAGCCGGCGTTTGGTACCAGATGCGTGTGCTGCCCTACATCACACAGGAGCGGAGGATTGATGGGGCCATCATCATCTTTATCCAGATAAACGAGCTCAAGAACCTACACCTGCTGCACGCCGGCATTCTGAACAGCTCGCCTAACGCCATTATGGCCCTGAAAGCGGTACGCCAGGATCTTATAATAACTGACTTTACGCTCAACACGGTTAATTACAAGGCACAGGAACTTTTGGATCGTCCGGAGGCCAACCTGATCGGCAAAACCCTTTGGAAAGAGTACCCGACGCTGCTGGAGCAAGGTACGTTTGAGCAACTGGTGCAGGTGGTGGAAACAGGTAAGCTGATGGACCAGGAACGGGTGTTGCTGTACAAAGGGGAACAGATCTGGCTGCACGTAGTGGCTGTTAAGTTTGATGACGGCCTGGTGCTTACGCTGCACAACATTACAGAGCGCAAGCAGTACGAACAGGCCCTGAAGCAACAGCAGGAAGAAATACGGGAAAGTGTGGAGCGTTTCCGCACTATGCTGGAGGCAGTGCCCCACATTACCTGGACCAGTAAGCCCAGCGGGGAAAACAGCTCCTTCAACGAATCCTGGTACGAGTACACCGGCTTAAGTAAAGAAGAATCAGCTGGATGGAACTGGAAAAGGGCTTTTCACCCTACCGATCTGGAGCAGTTGATGCCAGACTACATGGCCTCGCTGGAATCCGGCAAAGTGCACAGCACCCAGGCCCGCATACTGCGCCAGTCTGACAACCGGTACCGCTGGCACCTGATTAAGGTGGTTCCCCTGCGCAACGAGAGCGGCGAGATCATGCAGTGGATCGGCACCGCCACCGATATCCAGGATCAGAAAGACGCCGAGGAAGCTAACATTGTGCTACAGGTATCGCAGCAGCGCGAGATTTTAAATGCAGTGATGCAGACACAGGAAGAGGAGCGCAGCCGCATCTCAGAGGCGCTGCACAACGGCCTGGGCCAGGTGCTTTACGCCGCCAAACTTAACCTCGACAACCTTTCCCCGGAAAGCGAACCGAAGAAGAAAATAAAGGACAATGTAGACCAACTGCTGAGGCAGGGTATTAATATTACGCGCGATATCTCCTCAGAGCTCACTCCTTCGGTGCTGAACGAATTTGGCTTGAAGGTTGCCGTGGAGGAGATTATTTCCCGTTTCAGCAGCCCGCAGCTTAAAATTAAGTACGCGATGCAGGGGTTCGATGAAAAACTTGATTACACCGTAACCCTATCGCTGTACAGGATTATACAGGAACTGCTGAACAACGTGATAAAGCATTCAGGCGCCACCGAGGCGTCCGTACAACTTATCCAAAAAGACGATTTGGTCCGGCTTAGTGTGAAAGACAATGGCAAGGGCATGGTCGACGGCGCGTACGATACCATGAATGGCATCGGCCTAAGCAGCATCCGAAACCGCTTAAAGTTATTGGGCGGCAAGATGGAGATTAAATCTTCGGAAGGCGAAGGCGCTGAATTCAAGGTTTGCTTTACGTTATAAGGCCGCCACGCGCGCTCACCTAAAAAGAATGTATGGCTAAACACACAGAAGCAAGTATTTAAGTATAAGTTGCTGCAATTTATCAGCAGCCAGATTGAGAGCATCAGCAGAACAGCGCTGCCTTCGGGTAGTATGTTTTGCTGATGCTTTTTTTGCGGGTCCTGAAGCGGAAGCGGCGCCCCCTCACCCTATTGGCGACTAGCGAAAAAGACACCAGTAGAAGTACTTTCGCATTTACCGTTATTCTTACCCGCTCCTGCCATTCCTAAGCTCATCCCCTACTTACACTTTGTACCTTGTTAAGCTGAATCCTGAAGTCTGGCACAGGCAGTCATTTTGCCCTTGAAGCAAAACAGTACAACCAGAAACAGGCTTTAGCTTAAGCTGCGCCAACACCTACCAAAACAAAAGAGGGTGACAGTTCGCTTATGCGGCTATATAATTTCTAATAAACTTTAAACCAATAAATTAATGTTTACAAGCACGCTTTTATACTTACGAATTAATTCAGTGTTTACACCTATTTACAGGACTTAAAATATGCCTACTTTTATACTTGCGCATCCTATGGCTAAGCCCTTGTGAGCGGGATGCAAGTACATTAACACGTTTTACGTAAACCGCTATGAACACGACTGCGAATGACACGTTGGAGCGCTATGAAGAGATGGTTTTGAGCGGTAAAATCAAAACATTCCAGGTTCATATCAGCGACACAGGCATTAAGGTTAAACCTTCCGGATCAGCGCCTGAATGTGAGATTCTGTTAACCCAAGAGTTGCAAAACTCCATCCGCACCTATTTCTACGAAGTGAATTCTTTTTCCTACGGCTCCTTTGACTATACTACGCTAAAAAGCCTGATCAATGCGCGGGTGTGCCTGGAGCGCATGACAAAAAACGCAGGCTCCTGACCCACTGCACCCCTTCCCTAAAAAAGCATCGCCCGGCAGCGCATAAAATAGAGCTGCCGGGCGATGCTTTTTTAGGGTTAAGTTCCTACTCAGCGTGATCCAAAGGAATTATCTTCTTTTCGAAGGCATACTTGATGAGGTTGGCTGTGTTTTTTGCCTGCGTTTTCTCCAGGATATTCTGGCGGTGCGTTTCGATGGTGCGTTTGCTTGTAAAAAGCTTATCGGCGATGTTCGCGTTGGTATAGCCCTCGGCAATCAGCGCCAGCACCTCCACTTCACGCTTCGACAAGCCGATCTGGTCAGCTTGCCGCTCCCCTGCTTTCTCCTTCGGGTTTAATGCCTTGTTCAGCATTTCCACGGAAAGGTCGGCGCTGATGTACGTGTTGCCGCCTGCCACCAGTTTTATGGCTGCGTGCAGCTCATCTTTTCCGGTCGTCTTCAGCAGGTAGCCGGAAGCGCCACTGTCCAGCATTTTCTGCACAAACGGCACATTGTTCAG
Above is a window of Pontibacter akesuensis DNA encoding:
- a CDS encoding response regulator, yielding MEEHKLIKVIITEDHIILRQGLRLLLEQSEEIEVIGEASNGIELLDMLIHTPADVVLMDINMPMMDGFEATQQISLHFPETKVIALSMLNNVPFVQKMLDSGASGYLLKTTGKDELHAAIKLVAGGNTYISADLSVEMLNKALNPKEKAGERQADQIGLSKREVEVLALIAEGYTNANIADKLFTSKRTIETHRQNILEKTQAKNTANLIKYAFEKKIIPLDHAE